In the Sinomonas cyclohexanicum genome, GCCGCACAGGTCGGCAAGGTCGCGGGGTACGAGTGCGTGGGCGAGGCCCACACCGCCGCCGAGGCCCGGGCGGCGATCGCGCGCGGGCGGCCGGACCTGCTCCTGCTGGACGTCTACCTCCCGGACGAGGACGGCATCTCCCTTCTGCGCTCACTGCGCGAGGCCGGGGAGGATGTGGACGTCATCATCATCACCGCCGCGAGGGACGTCGCGACCGTCCGTGCCGCGATGCGCGGCGGGGCCGTGCACTATCTGGTCAAGCCCTTCGGGTTCGAGGAGCTCGCCGGGCAGCTCGGGGCATACCGGCGGTGGCGGGCGGACGCGGAGTCCCGCAGCGCCATCGGCATCACGGGGCAGACCGACGTGGACGCGCTGTTCGCCTCCCAGCGGGCCGGCGGCGCGTCCGCGCGCCCGGGTCCCGCGGCCGCGCGGCGCCTGCCGCCCACCATGCAGAAGGTCCTCGACGCGGTCCTCGACGCCGGGCGCCCCCTCGGCGCCCAGGACGTCTCTGGCCTCGTGGGCATCTCGAGGCCCACGGCCCAGCGGTACCTCAGCGAGCTCGAGCGCAAGGGCCGGCTCACGCTGCACCTCGAGTACGGCGCCACCGGCCGACCGGTCAACACCTACGTCCCGCGGAGCCCCGGAAATGGTGGCTAACGCGGGGTGACGGCGCCCCCCACCCTGCCGAGCCCACCATTTCCGCGGGCGGTGCGCACGACGGCGCGTGGTCGCCACGCTCGGGCCGGGCGCCCGCCGTCGTGCGTGGGTCAGGCTCCGGCGTCGCCGACGGTGCGGCGGCGACCGGCGAGGTAGCCGAACACCGAGGCGCCCACGCCGATGGCGAGGAACGCGTATCCCGCGAGCGTGAAGGCGCCGGTGGCCTGGTGGATCCCGGCGACGAGGAGGGTGCCGGTGGACCCGACGCCGTAGCCGATGCCCTGCATCATGCCGGAGAGGTTCACGGCGGTGCGGGCTTCGCGGGTGCGGAGCATGATCATGGTGAGGGCGGCCGCGGTCAGGGCGCCCTGGCCGAGGCCGAGGAGTGCGATCCACACCCAGATGAGCTCGAGCGGGCCGAGCACGCTCAGGGCAAACCCGAGCGAGGTCATGACGGCGAGCGTGACGTTGAACGCGCGCTGGTCCCAGAACCGGGCGGCGAGGACCGGCGCGAACAGGGAGCCCAGCACCTGCAGGACGATCGACGCCGAGACCATGAGGCCCGCCGTGGCGCCGTCGATCCCCCGCTCGCGCAGGATCGGGGAGAGCCACGCGAAGACGCTGAACGAGGTCATGGCCTGGAACAGCATGTACAGGGTCACGTGCCACGCCGTCGGGGAGCGCCACACGTTGGCTCCGCCGTGCTCGGCGGTCCGCCGCACGGGCCGCGCCCTCACGGCCACGGGCACGAACAGGAGCGTCACCGCGAGCGCCGGGAACGCCCAGAACAGCAGGGCCGCGTCCCACGAGCCCGACGCCTGGTACACGGGGTACGTGAAGCCCGCGCCGAGGGCGGCGGACGCGACGATGGCGGCGGTGTACAGGCCACCCATGAGCCCGAGCCGGTGCGGGAAGTCCTGCTTGACCTCGCTCGGCAAAATCACGTTGCACAGGCGATGCCGCGCACGCCCGCGCACAGGCACGTGCCGAGGATCAGGCCCGGCAGGTACCCGGCGGATCCCCAGTCGGTGGGCCGGACGAACAGGCCGGCCGTGAGCACTGCCATCGCTCCGAGGAGCACGCGCTTGGGACCGAACCTGCGCGCGAGGACCGGAGCGAGCGGCGCGAACACGCCCAGGAGGGTCACGGGCGCCGTCGTGAGCAGGGAGACCGCCCACTCGGGCACCGAGCCGCTCGCCCTGATCTCGGTCAGCACGGCGGCGAAGCTCGAGAACGCCGTGCGCAGGTTCAGCCCGATGAGCACGAGGCACAGCCCGAGGAACACGAGCCGGCCCCGGGCAGCTCTGGCGGAGGGCGGTGCGTCGGCGGGGTCGGTCACGTGTGGCACGCGTCTGAGCGTATCGGTCAGACCACACGGGTTTCGACTGCGCTCAACCACCGGACAGCCGCCTAGGCTGGTGTCATGAAGATTGCGGTGGTGGGCGGGACAGGCACGGCCGGGTCGCGGGTTGCGGCGCTCGCGCAGGAACGGGGGCACCGTGTGGTCCTGCTGACGCGCAGCGAGGGCGTCAACCTCGTCACGGGCGAGGGGCTCGAGGCGGCGCTTGACGGCGTCGACGTCGCCATCGACGCCTCGAGCCCCACACCGCCGGATGCGAGCATGAGCCGGTTCGACGCCGTCGTGCGCTCGGCACGGAACCTCGCCGACGCGTGCGTGGACGCGGAGGTGCGGCGGATCGTGATCCTCTCGATAGCGAACATCGACAAGCCCGACTTCGACGCGTTCAGCTACTACGTGGCCAAGCGGGACCAGGAGGAGAGCATCCGCGACAGCGGGCTCGAGGTGTCCGTGGTCCGCTCCGCGCAGTGGTTCGAGTTCGCCGAGGGCTCGAGCGCCGTCTCGCCCGGGGACTCCGCCGTGACCGTCCAGGACTGGTACGTCCAGCCGATCGCGGTCGACGCCGTCGCCGAGGTCCTGGTTCGCGAGGCCGAGCGCACGACGGCGCGCGACGTCACCATCGCGGGGCCCGAGCCCATCCGGCTGCCCGACCTCGTGCGGCGGATCCTGGCCGCCCGCCACGATGCGCGGCCCGTGAGCGTGGTGGAGGCCCCGCTGCCCGGTTTCTCGAACGGCGCGCTGCTCGCGCCGGCGGGCGCGGAGATCCTCGGCCCGGATGTGGCAGGCTGGCTCTCCGGCCGGGCTGAACGGCTCGCGTAACCTCGTCAGGGACGGACGGACTACGGGCGGACCCCGGCCGACTGAGCCGCCTCGCCGCTCCAGGCCCTTGAGCCCGCCCGCGCCCGCTGGTAGGCATGGGCCATGCGCTCCCCCACGCTCTCGGCGCTGCAGCCGCCGTTCAGCGCCGTCATCTTCGACCTCGACGGCGTGGTCACCGACACCGCGTCCGTCCATGAGGCAGCCTGGCGGGAGCTGTTCGGTGCGGTCTTGGACGACCCCCGCCTGCCGCGTGGTGCGGATGCGCGGCCGTTCGTGCACGCCGACTACCTCGACCACGTGGACGGCCGGCCGCGCGAGGAGGGCGTCACGGAGTTCCTGCGCTCCCGCGGTATCGAGCTGCCGCCCGGTGACCCGACGGACGGCGCCGAGCAGTGGACCGTCCACGGCCTGGCCGCGCGCAAGGACGGGCTGTTCCGGCGGCGCCTCGACCAGACGGGAGTGGAGGTCTTCCCGGAGACCGCGGACCTGGTCGCGCGCCTGCGGGCGGCCGGCATCCCCGTGGCCGTCGCGACCGCGAGCCGGAATGCGCACCGCGTCCTCGAAGCGGCCCGCCTCGAGGACGCGTTTGACCTCGTGCTTGACGGCATCGAGGCGGCACGGCTCAGGCTGCCCGGCAAGCCCGACCCCGCGGTCTTCCTCGAGGCCGCGCGCCGGATCGGCGTCGACCCGGCGAAGGCCGTGGTGGTGGAGGATGCCGAGGCGGGTGTGCTCGCGGCGCACCGCGGCGGGTTCGGCCTCGTGGTGGGCATCGACCGTGGGGGCGGGCGGCGAGCCGAGCTCGAGGGGGCGGGGGCCGACCTCGTGCTCCGCAACCTGGGCGAGCTCGACCTCGGCCTCGTCCTCGCCGATCCGTGGACCCTCGTCTACGAGGGGTCCGACGCCGAGAACGAGGGGCACCGAGAGGCCCTGACCACCCTCGGCAACGGGTACGTGCGGCGTGCGCGGGCCGCCCCGGAGAGCCGGCGCAGCGGCCCCGGCTACCCCGGCACGTACCTGAGCGGGGTCTACAACCGCGTGGCCAACGTGGTCCAGGGGCAGGAGACCGAGGACGAGCACTTGGTCAACGCCCCCAACTGGCTGCACCTCGATCTCCGCATCCCCGGGGGCGGGTGGTGGTCCGAGGGCGGGCTCACGCTGCGGCATGAGCGGCGCGTGCTGGACCTCGGGGCGGCCCTCCTGCGGCGCGAGGCTGACCTCGAGGACGACGCCGGGCGGCGGCTCCGCGTGGTCCAGCGCCGATTCGTCTCGATGGCCGCGCAGCAGATCATGGCCCTCGAGACCACGGTCACGGCCGAGGGCTGGAGCGGCGAGGTCGAGGTCCGCAGCGGTGTGGACATGGACGTGGCCAACGAGAACGTGCTGGAGGACGAGCTCCTGGCCCGCAGGCACCTCCGCGATGTGACGCCGCCCGGGACGATCGACGGCACGGCCGACTGCAGCGGCACCGACGGGACTGCCGACGTCGTGGCCGAGGCCGAGACGCTGCAGAGCCAGGTGCGCATCGCGGTCGCGCTGCGCCACTGTGTCGATGGGGGAACGGCGGTGGGCGCAGCAGCGGTGGGCGCGGGGACGCCGTCGACCGCGGGAACAGTGGGCGGGCTGCACTACCGCCAGTTCGCCCTGCGGCTGCGCGACGGGGTGCCCGCCCGGGTCACGAAGACAGCAGCCTACGCGACGTCGCGGGACCGGGCGGTCTCATCGGCACGGACCGGCGCGGTCGCCGCACTCGAGCGGGCCGCGGGCGGGTTCGAGGAGCTGCTCGCCGGGCACACCGCGGCGTGGCAGCGGATCCTGCGGCTCTTCACGGTCCGGCTCGACGCCGCCGCGGACGTGCAGCCCGTGCTGAACCTGCACGTCTTCCACGTGCTCCAGACGCTGGCACCGTTCGTCGAGGAGCTCGACGTCGGTGTCCCCGCCCGGGGGCTGCACGGCGAGGGATACCGGGGGCACGTCTTCTGGGACGAGCTCTTCGTGCTCCCACTGATCACCTCCCGCATCCCGGCGGTGGCCCGGGCCCTTCTGGCCTACCGCTGGCGCCGCCTTCCGACGGCGCGGAGGGCCGCCGCGGAGGCCGGGTTCGAGGGCGCCCTGTTCCCGTGGCAGAGCGGGAGCGACGGCCGCGAGGAGACGCCGCGCTGGATCTTCAACCGCCGCTCGGGGCACTGGATCCCGGACGTCTCGCGCCTGCAGCGCCACGTGGGCCTCGCTGTCGGGTTCAGCGCGTGGCAGTACTTCGAGTTCGAGGCGACCCAGGACCGGTTCTGGCTCCTGCGGCACGGCGCCGAGCTCGTGATCGAGGTGGCGCGCCTTGTCGCCTCGATGGCGGAGTACGACGCCGGCGCCGACCGCTTCCACTTGCGCGGAGTCATGGGCCCGGACGAGTACCACACGGGCTACCCCGGCCGCGCCGCGCCCGGGCTCGACGACAACGCGTACACGAACGTCATGGCGGCGTGGGTGTGCGAGCGGGCCTGCCGCTGCCTCAGCACGCTCCAGGGCCATGACCGGGAGGACCTCATGGCGCGCCTCGGGGTCCGAGGCTCCGAGGTGGAGCGCTGGGAGCACCTCAGC is a window encoding:
- a CDS encoding response regulator; its protein translation is MIRVLVVDDDYRVARLHAAQVGKVAGYECVGEAHTAAEARAAIARGRPDLLLLDVYLPDEDGISLLRSLREAGEDVDVIIITAARDVATVRAAMRGGAVHYLVKPFGFEELAGQLGAYRRWRADAESRSAIGITGQTDVDALFASQRAGGASARPGPAAARRLPPTMQKVLDAVLDAGRPLGAQDVSGLVGISRPTAQRYLSELERKGRLTLHLEYGATGRPVNTYVPRSPGNGG
- a CDS encoding SDR family oxidoreductase — translated: MKIAVVGGTGTAGSRVAALAQERGHRVVLLTRSEGVNLVTGEGLEAALDGVDVAIDASSPTPPDASMSRFDAVVRSARNLADACVDAEVRRIVILSIANIDKPDFDAFSYYVAKRDQEESIRDSGLEVSVVRSAQWFEFAEGSSAVSPGDSAVTVQDWYVQPIAVDAVAEVLVREAERTTARDVTIAGPEPIRLPDLVRRILAARHDARPVSVVEAPLPGFSNGALLAPAGAEILGPDVAGWLSGRAERLA
- a CDS encoding beta-phosphoglucomutase family hydrolase: MRSPTLSALQPPFSAVIFDLDGVVTDTASVHEAAWRELFGAVLDDPRLPRGADARPFVHADYLDHVDGRPREEGVTEFLRSRGIELPPGDPTDGAEQWTVHGLAARKDGLFRRRLDQTGVEVFPETADLVARLRAAGIPVAVATASRNAHRVLEAARLEDAFDLVLDGIEAARLRLPGKPDPAVFLEAARRIGVDPAKAVVVEDAEAGVLAAHRGGFGLVVGIDRGGGRRAELEGAGADLVLRNLGELDLGLVLADPWTLVYEGSDAENEGHREALTTLGNGYVRRARAAPESRRSGPGYPGTYLSGVYNRVANVVQGQETEDEHLVNAPNWLHLDLRIPGGGWWSEGGLTLRHERRVLDLGAALLRREADLEDDAGRRLRVVQRRFVSMAAQQIMALETTVTAEGWSGEVEVRSGVDMDVANENVLEDELLARRHLRDVTPPGTIDGTADCSGTDGTADVVAEAETLQSQVRIAVALRHCVDGGTAVGAAAVGAGTPSTAGTVGGLHYRQFALRLRDGVPARVTKTAAYATSRDRAVSSARTGAVAALERAAGGFEELLAGHTAAWQRILRLFTVRLDAAADVQPVLNLHVFHVLQTLAPFVEELDVGVPARGLHGEGYRGHVFWDELFVLPLITSRIPAVARALLAYRWRRLPTARRAAAEAGFEGALFPWQSGSDGREETPRWIFNRRSGHWIPDVSRLQRHVGLAVGFSAWQYFEFEATQDRFWLLRHGAELVIEVARLVASMAEYDAGADRFHLRGVMGPDEYHTGYPGRAAPGLDDNAYTNVMAAWVCERACRCLSTLQGHDREDLMARLGVRGSEVERWEHLSRRMAVPFHGDGILSQFAGYEDLAELEWDAYRARYRNIERLDLILEAEGDTTNRYRLSKQADTLMLLYLLGEEELLGVLARLGYDVTRDQLERTVVYYLARTAHGSTLSRVAHASVLAGMDPEQAWESFRDVLDADLDDTQGGTTQTGIHLGAMAGSIDVVQRTFAGMRLTGNALVFAPRLPGEVRSVGFRVRYRDQLLDVALTPSRLGLTAAPGDAAPVRIRVGAQEALLAAGASCHFTLGT